The Polyodon spathula isolate WHYD16114869_AA chromosome 3, ASM1765450v1, whole genome shotgun sequence genome has a segment encoding these proteins:
- the LOC121313688 gene encoding riboflavin transporter 2-like, translating into MALLTHALSCLFGIGSWVAINGMWVELPLIVPEIPEGWYLPSYLTVLIQMANIGPLFVTLMHRFHPGKLSEVAVIYTIIGVGIVASFLLAFLWKETLVVAGSSRSVALLVLTFFLSTVDCTSSVTFLPFMMHLKPQYMTTYFIGEGLSGLVPGLVALVQGVGMVKCINQTQTINGSFGNSTISLELQAWYQPAMFSAQVFFFFLSVMMVVCLGAFLLLNYHPNVQRERKASRYLEGGIHGENGELSAGANSQPEQKPMISPLESQQPAAQSSFGSGKYSWPECLFLFVVLGWANALTNAVLPAVQSYSCLPYGNNAYHMSATLGAVANPVACFIAMFLPNRSFLLLGVLTLAGTGFGSYIMTTAVLSPCPLLIHYSTGAVLIVMAWVLFVLSLSYVKVMIGVILRDEGHSALVWCGAVVQLGSMLGALTMFPLVSVFGLFKSGDSCNTKCPV; encoded by the exons ATGGCACTGCTAACCCATGCCCTATCCTGCCTCTTTGGGATCGGGTCCTGGGTGGCCATCAATGGGATGTGGGTAGAGCTGCCCTTGATCGTGCCTGAGATCCCAGAGGGGTGGTACCTGCCTTCTTACCTTACTGTGCTCATCCAGATGGCCAACATTGGGCCTCTGTTTGTCACCTTAATGCACCGTTTCCATCCAGGCAAGCTAAGTGAGGTTGCGGTCATTTATACCATCATTGGCGTAGGCATTGTTGCTAGTTTCCTCCTGGCTTTCTTGTGGAAGGAGACCCTGGTTGTTGCTGGCAGCTCCCGAAGTGTGGCTCTCCTGGTTCTAACGTTCTTCCTCTCCACCGTGGACTGCACGTCCTCTGTGACGTTTCTGCCTTTCATGATGCATCTCAAACCCCAGTACATGACCACATACTTCATCGGTGAGGGCCTCAGTGGATTAGTGCCGGGGTTGGTGGCCCTGGTTCAAGGCGTGGGAATGGTGAAATGCATCAACCAGACACAAACAATAAATGGCAGCTTTGGCAACTCGACCATAAGCTTGGAGCTCCAGGCTTGGTACCAACCGGCCATGTTTTCTGCtcaagtctttttctttttcctcagTGTGATGATGGTGGTGTGCTTAGGGGCCTTCCTGCTTCTCAACTACCACCCAAATGTTCAGCGGGAACGTAAAGCCAGCAGATACCTTGAGGGAGGCATTCATGGTGAAAATGGGGAGCTGAGTGCTGGAGCAAACAGTCAGCCCGAGCAGAAGCCCATGATTAGCCCCCTGGAAAGCCAGCAGCCAGCAGCACAGAGCTCATTTGGTTCTGGGAAGTACAGTTGGCCTGAATGTCTGTTTCTCTTTGTGGTGCTTGGCTGGGCAAATGCACTGACCAATGCTGTCCTCCCTGCAGTCCAGTCCTACTCCTGTTTGCCCTATGGAAACAATGCCTACCACATGTCAGCCACCCTTGGTGCTGTGGCCAATCCTGTGGCCTGCTTCATCGCCATGTTCCTGCCAAACAG GTCGTTCCTGCTGCTGGGAGTCCTCACCCTGGCTGGCACTGGCTTTGGATCCTATATCATGACAACAGCGGTGCTGAGTCCATGCCCACTTCTCATTCATTACAGCACAGGGGCCGTTTTGATA GTCATGGCATGGGTGCTCTTTGTTCTGTCTCTCTCCTATGTCAAGGTGATGATCGGGGTGATCTTACGGGATGAGGGACACAGCGCCCTCGTGTGGTGTGGAGCTGTAGTTCAGTTGGGTTCCATGCTGGGTGCTCTGACCATGTTCCCCTTGGTTAGTGTGTTTGGTTTGTTCAAATCTGGGGACTCTTGCAACACAAAGTGCCCTGTTTGA
- the LOC121313687 gene encoding uncharacterized protein LOC121313687, translated as MKTHPDQDTLKHRSQHMKIHPDQDTLKHRSQHMKIHPDQDTLMHRSQHMKIHPDQDTLMHRSQHMKIHPDQDTLMHRSQHMKIHPDQDTLKHRSQHMKIHPDQDTLMHRSQHMKIHPDQDTLKHRSQHMKTLPDQDTLKHRSQHMKTHPDQDTLMHRSQHMKIHPDQDTLMHRSQHMKIHPDQDTLLHRSQHMKIHPDQDTLLHCSQHMKIHPDQDTLLHRSQHMKIHPDQDTLKHRSQHMKTLPDQDTLKHRSQNMKIHPDQDTLKHRSQHMKIHPDQDTLMHRSQHMKIHPDQDTLKHRSQHMKIHPDQDTLLHRSQHMKIHPDQDTLLHRSQHMKIHPDQDTLMHRSQHMKIHPDQDTLMHRSQHMKIHPDQDTLKHRSQHMKTHPDQDTLKHRSQHMKIHPDQDTLKHRSQHMKIHPDQDTLMHRSQHMKIHPDQDTLKHRSQHMKIHPDQDTLMHRSQHMKIHPDQDTLKHRSQHMKTLPDQDTLLHCSQHMKIHPDQDTLMHHSQNMTC; from the exons ATGAAGACCCACCCTGACCAGGACACATTGAAGCACCGCTCCCAGCACATGAAGATCCACCCTGACCAGGACACACTGAAGCACCGCTCCCAGCACATGAAGATCCACCCTGACCAGGACACATTGATGCACCGCTCCCAGCACATGAAGATCCACCCTGACCAGGACACATTGATGCACCGCTCCCAGCACATGAAGATCCACCCTGACCAGGACACATTGATGCACCGCTCCCAGCACATGAAGATCCACCCTGATCAGGACACACTGAAGCACCGCTCCCAGCACATGAAGATCCACCCTGACCAGGACACATTGATGCACCGCTCCCAGCACATGAAGATCCACCCTGACCAGGACACATTGAAGCACCGCTCCCAGCACATGAAGACCCTCCCTGACCAGGACACATTGAAGCACCGCTCCCAGCACATGAAGACCCACCCTGACCAGGACACATTGATGCACCGCTCCCAGCACATGAAGATCCACCCTGATCAGGACACATTGATGCACCGCTCCCAGCACATGAAGATCCACCCTGATCAGGACACATTGCTGCACCGCTCCCAGCACATGAAGATCCACCCTGACCAGGACACATTGCTGCACTGCTCCCAGCACATGAAGATCCACCCTGACCAGGACACATTGCTGCACCGCTCCCAGCACATGAAGATCCACCCTGACCAGGACACATTGAAGCACCGCTCCCAGCACATGAAGACCCTCCCTGATCAGGACACACTGAAGCACCGCTCCCAGAACATGAAGATCCACCCTGACCAGGACACATTGAAGCACCGCTCCCAGCACATGAAGATCCACCCTGACCAGGACACATTGATGCACCGCTCCCAGCACATGAAGATCCACCCTGACCAGGACACATTGAAGCACCGCTCCCAGCACATGAAGATCCACCCTGACCAGGACACATTGCTGCACCGCTCCCAGCACATGAAGATCCACCCTGACCAGGACACATTGCTGCACCGCTCCCAGCACATGAAGATCCACCCTGACCAGGACACATTGATGCACCGCTCCCAGCACATGAAGATCCACCCTGACCAGGACACATTGATGCACCGCTCCCAGCACATGAAGATCCACCCTGACCAGGACACATTGAAGCACCGCTCCCAGCACATGAAGACCCACCCTGACCAGGACACACTGAAGCACCGCTCCCAGCACATGAAGATCCACCCTGATCAGGACACATTGAAGCACCGCTCCCAGCACATGAAGATCCACCCTGACCAGGACACATTGATGCACCGCTCCCAGCACATGAAGATCCACCCTGAT CAGGACACACTGAAGCACCGCTCCCAGCACATGAAGATCCACCCTGACCAGGACACACTGATGCACCGCTCCCAGCACATGAAGATCCACCCTGACCAGGACACATTGAAGCACCGCTCCCAGCACATGAAGACCCTCCCTGACCAGGACACATTGCTGCACTGCTCCCAGCACATGAAGATCCACCCTGACCAGGACACATTGATGCACCACTCCCAGAACATGACATGCTGA